A window of the Rhizobium brockwellii genome harbors these coding sequences:
- a CDS encoding elongation factor G: MRTLNLGILAHVDAGKTSLTERLLFDAGVIDKLGSVDNGNTQTDTLELERQRGITIRAAVVSFTIGDRIVNLVDTPGHPDFIAEVERVLGLLDAAVVVVSAAEGVQAQTRVLVRALRRLGVPFIFFVNKVDRLGAQYEDVLKALASQLPVRPIAMSSVIDAGSRLARVAALALGCEPLFTPLCEALAENDEALLDDYVLAPDRLTADRLGRCLSDQVARGLVHPVFAGAATTGVGVPALTSAIATILPGRRLDPDGPIAGKIFKIERGWGGEKLAYIYLTSGMVRLRQHLDLPKGPERVTAIEVFEAGRVHGAASFCAGQIARLSGLAGARIGDAVGGDLLAGGRPQFAPPSLETGVLARRPSDKAALWLALNQMAEQDPLINLRRNDDADDIFVSLYGEVQKEVVQSTLLTDFGIEAAFEESTVILVERLAGTGEGLQILFKEPNPFLATVGLRVEPRPEGAGNSFALDVEVGQMPASFYRAVEETVFETLKQGIFGWQVIDCHVAMTAARHSSPASTAADFRQLTPWVLADALSAAQTVLCEPIDRFHLEAPAESLSGLLTLLAKSAATMTDSVIAHGMAWVEGTMASAMIQSVQQQLPGLTSGAGTMETSFDHHASMAGPPRVRRRSGPDPFNGVEYLLSLHRHVEGMS, translated from the coding sequence ATGCGCACTTTGAATCTGGGTATCCTCGCCCATGTGGATGCAGGCAAGACTAGCCTTACCGAAAGACTGCTTTTTGATGCCGGCGTCATCGACAAGCTCGGCAGCGTCGATAACGGCAATACACAGACGGACACTCTCGAACTCGAACGGCAACGCGGCATCACGATCAGAGCCGCGGTGGTGTCGTTTACGATCGGCGACAGGATCGTCAATCTCGTCGACACCCCCGGTCACCCGGATTTCATCGCCGAGGTCGAGCGGGTGCTCGGATTGCTAGATGCCGCGGTCGTCGTCGTTTCGGCGGCCGAAGGCGTGCAGGCCCAGACGCGGGTGCTGGTGCGGGCGCTGCGGCGGCTTGGCGTTCCCTTCATCTTCTTCGTCAACAAGGTCGATCGTCTCGGCGCGCAATATGAGGACGTGCTGAAAGCTCTTGCCAGCCAATTGCCGGTTCGCCCCATCGCCATGTCTTCCGTCATCGATGCCGGCAGCAGGCTTGCCAGGGTGGCGGCGTTGGCTCTCGGATGCGAACCGCTTTTCACGCCGCTCTGCGAAGCTCTCGCAGAGAATGACGAGGCGCTGCTGGACGACTACGTCTTGGCGCCCGATCGCCTGACGGCGGACAGGCTTGGACGCTGCCTGAGCGATCAGGTCGCGCGCGGTCTGGTGCATCCTGTCTTCGCAGGTGCGGCAACGACCGGCGTCGGCGTGCCGGCCCTGACATCCGCCATTGCGACGATATTGCCCGGCCGGCGCCTCGATCCGGACGGGCCGATTGCCGGAAAAATCTTCAAGATCGAACGCGGCTGGGGCGGTGAAAAGCTGGCCTATATATACCTGACGTCAGGCATGGTCCGGCTGCGGCAACATCTGGATTTGCCCAAAGGCCCGGAAAGAGTGACCGCGATCGAGGTTTTCGAGGCCGGCCGGGTTCATGGCGCCGCAAGCTTTTGCGCCGGGCAGATCGCGCGCCTAAGCGGCCTTGCCGGCGCCCGCATCGGGGATGCGGTGGGCGGCGACCTGCTCGCGGGTGGGCGGCCGCAGTTTGCCCCGCCCAGCCTTGAAACCGGCGTCCTTGCCCGGCGGCCTTCCGACAAGGCGGCCCTCTGGCTGGCGCTGAACCAGATGGCGGAGCAGGACCCATTGATCAATCTGCGCCGGAACGATGATGCCGACGACATCTTCGTATCGCTCTATGGCGAGGTGCAGAAGGAGGTCGTCCAATCGACCCTGCTGACGGATTTCGGTATCGAGGCTGCGTTCGAGGAAAGCACGGTCATCTTGGTGGAGAGGCTTGCTGGAACCGGGGAAGGCCTGCAGATCCTCTTCAAGGAGCCCAATCCATTTCTTGCCACTGTCGGTCTACGCGTCGAACCGCGTCCAGAAGGGGCAGGCAACAGCTTTGCACTTGATGTGGAGGTGGGCCAGATGCCCGCCAGCTTTTACAGGGCAGTCGAAGAAACCGTGTTCGAAACGCTGAAGCAAGGCATTTTCGGCTGGCAGGTCATCGATTGCCACGTGGCGATGACGGCAGCCCGGCACAGCTCGCCTGCAAGCACCGCCGCCGATTTCCGGCAACTGACACCTTGGGTGCTGGCAGATGCACTGTCGGCCGCGCAAACCGTCCTATGCGAACCGATCGACCGCTTTCATCTCGAAGCGCCCGCGGAGAGCTTGAGCGGCTTGCTGACCCTGCTTGCGAAATCTGCCGCGACGATGACGGATTCCGTCATTGCCCACGGCATGGCCTGGGTGGAAGGCACCATGGCGTCCGCGATGATCCAGAGCGTCCAGCAGCAATTGCCGGGCCTGACGAGCGGGGCGGGGACCATGGAAACCTCTTTCGACCATCATGCCTCGATGGCCGGCCCGCCGCGCGTTCGCCGGCGTTCAGGACCCGATCCGTTCAACGGCGTCGAATATCTGCTGAGCCTGCACCGACATGTCGAAGGCATGTCCTGA
- a CDS encoding NAD(P)/FAD-dependent oxidoreductase: MSDHHVVVVGGGFGGLQLVNGLKDAGVRITLVDRRNHHLFQPLLYQVATTILSTSEIAWPIRRLYADRPDVTVLLGEVTGVDSGAKTVSLRSGMTLGYNTLVLATGATHAYFGHDEWEPVAPGLKTLEDATTIRRRVLLAFEKAEMESDPAARDALLTFTIVGAGPTGVELAGIIAELAHFTLPKEFRNIDTRKTRVVLVEAGPRVLPTFAEELSAYAQKALEKLGVEIHLGKPVTECNADGVKIGETFVASRTIVWAAGVTASPAARWLGVAADRAGRVVVEKDLSAPGLPDVFVVGDTASVMREDGKPVPGIAPAAKQQGGYVAKVIRARISGKPAPAPFRYWHQGSLATIGKSAAIIDFGRIKLKGWLAWWIWGLAHIYFLIGTRSRFSVAWSWLWIYLSGQHSARLITQRETMREEE, from the coding sequence ATGAGCGATCATCATGTCGTCGTTGTCGGCGGCGGTTTCGGCGGGTTGCAGCTCGTCAACGGGTTGAAGGATGCTGGTGTCAGGATCACGCTGGTCGACCGGCGCAATCATCATCTCTTCCAGCCGCTGCTCTATCAGGTGGCGACCACCATTCTCTCCACCTCCGAGATCGCCTGGCCGATCCGTCGTCTCTATGCCGACCGGCCTGACGTGACCGTGCTGCTCGGCGAGGTCACCGGCGTCGACAGCGGCGCCAAGACAGTTTCTCTACGCAGCGGCATGACTCTTGGTTACAATACGCTGGTGTTGGCGACCGGGGCGACGCATGCCTATTTCGGCCATGACGAATGGGAGCCGGTGGCGCCGGGCCTGAAGACGCTGGAGGACGCGACGACGATCCGCCGGCGTGTGCTGCTCGCCTTCGAGAAGGCGGAGATGGAGAGCGATCCTGCCGCGCGCGACGCGCTGCTGACCTTCACCATCGTCGGGGCCGGGCCGACCGGCGTCGAGTTGGCCGGCATCATTGCCGAGCTCGCGCATTTCACGCTGCCCAAGGAGTTCCGCAACATCGACACGCGCAAGACCCGCGTCGTGCTGGTCGAGGCCGGCCCGCGGGTGCTGCCGACCTTCGCCGAGGAGCTTTCGGCCTATGCGCAGAAGGCGCTGGAGAAGCTCGGGGTCGAGATCCATCTCGGCAAGCCGGTGACCGAATGCAACGCCGACGGCGTGAAGATCGGCGAGACCTTCGTTGCCAGCCGGACGATCGTCTGGGCAGCCGGCGTCACCGCCTCGCCGGCGGCAAGGTGGCTCGGCGTTGCGGCCGACCGGGCGGGCCGCGTCGTGGTCGAGAAGGATCTGAGCGCGCCGGGCTTGCCCGACGTCTTCGTCGTCGGCGATACCGCATCGGTCATGCGCGAGGACGGCAAGCCGGTGCCGGGCATTGCGCCCGCCGCCAAGCAGCAGGGCGGTTACGTCGCCAAGGTGATCCGCGCCCGCATATCGGGCAAACCGGCCCCGGCGCCTTTCCGTTACTGGCATCAGGGCAGCCTGGCGACGATCGGCAAGAGTGCTGCGATCATCGATTTCGGCCGGATCAAGCTGAAAGGCTGGCTCGCCTGGTGGATCTGGGGCCTTGCCCATATCTACTTCCTGATCGGCACCCGCTCACGCTTCTCCGTCGCCTGGAGCTGGCTGTGGATCTATCTGAGCGGCCAGCACAGCGCCCGGCTGATAACCCAGAGGGAAACGATGCGGGAGGAGGAGTAA
- a CDS encoding Lrp/AsnC family transcriptional regulator, with amino-acid sequence MLDDRDRRILDTLQKDAGISVTDLAERVALSVSACSRRIQRLEESGHIARRIVVLDRDKMGVPTTVFALVKTAHHSDEWTESFRRIISDIPEIVEAHRLTGNHDYILKIVLPRVEHYDVIYKQIVRRLELFDVSASISMEELKHGMAIPVGYVR; translated from the coding sequence ATGCTTGATGATCGCGACAGGCGCATTCTCGATACATTGCAAAAGGATGCGGGCATATCCGTGACCGACCTTGCCGAGCGCGTGGCGCTTTCGGTGTCGGCCTGTTCGCGGCGCATCCAGCGGCTAGAGGAGAGCGGCCATATCGCCCGGCGCATCGTCGTGCTCGATCGGGACAAGATGGGCGTGCCGACAACGGTTTTCGCACTCGTCAAGACCGCACACCATTCCGACGAATGGACGGAAAGCTTCCGAAGGATCATCAGTGACATTCCCGAGATCGTCGAGGCGCACCGTTTGACCGGTAACCACGATTACATCTTGAAGATCGTCCTGCCACGCGTCGAGCATTACGATGTGATCTATAAGCAGATCGTGCGCCGGCTCGAACTCTTTGATGTCTCCGCGTCGATTTCGATGGAAGAATTGAAACATGGAATGGCAATACCCGTGGGATACGTCCGGTGA
- a CDS encoding aspartate/glutamate racemase family protein: METIGLIGGMSFESSAVYYRLVNEMVRDRKGGLASAELILHSVNFEEIVALQKAGDWDMAARRLADVALRLQIAGAGCILICTNTMHLIADKVADKISVPLIHIIDETAKSLHAAGQKRPLLLATRYTMEHGFYSDRMKSHGVDIMVPDASDRTTVHDIIFNELCAGKVLDSSRDKLMAVIARAIDNGADSIILGCTEICLILDPDHLPLPGFDTTAIHARAAVDFALGMDETAEEEAA, translated from the coding sequence ATGGAAACGATCGGCCTGATCGGCGGCATGAGTTTTGAAAGTTCGGCGGTCTACTACCGTCTCGTCAACGAGATGGTGCGTGACCGCAAAGGTGGCCTCGCCTCGGCCGAGCTCATCCTCCATTCGGTGAACTTCGAGGAGATCGTCGCGCTTCAGAAGGCCGGCGACTGGGATATGGCCGCCCGTCGCCTCGCCGACGTGGCTCTGCGCCTGCAGATCGCCGGTGCCGGCTGCATCCTCATCTGCACCAACACCATGCATCTGATTGCCGACAAGGTCGCAGACAAGATCTCTGTGCCACTGATCCACATCATCGACGAGACGGCGAAATCGCTGCATGCGGCCGGCCAGAAGCGCCCGCTGCTGCTCGCCACTCGCTACACGATGGAGCACGGCTTCTACAGCGACCGCATGAAGAGCCATGGTGTTGATATCATGGTGCCAGATGCTAGCGACCGCACGACCGTGCACGACATCATCTTCAACGAACTCTGCGCCGGCAAGGTGCTCGACAGCTCGCGCGACAAGCTCATGGCGGTGATTGCACGCGCCATCGACAACGGCGCCGACAGCATCATCCTCGGCTGCACCGAGATCTGCCTGATCCTCGACCCTGACCACCTCCCCCTGCCGGGCTTCGACACCACCGCGATCCACGCCCGGGCGGCGGTCGATTTCGCGCTGGGAATGGACGAGACCGCGGAAGAGGAAGCCGCCTGA
- a CDS encoding bifunctional helix-turn-helix transcriptional regulator/GNAT family N-acetyltransferase → MSDIALIETARDFNRFYTNFLGLLNKAYLDTPFTLTDARILFEIGSHGGISAVALVRDLQLDPAYLSRILKRFRAEGLIETSPDPADLRSQVIIVTDQGRETFEELGRRSNAQIAARFDRLAAGEPEAAVSAMHTIRALLDPAAKPPPAIIRAHRAGDIGWIVQSQGRFYAEEYGWDLRFEALVAEVAGKFLANFDPAKEYCWIAERGGINVGSVLVTNGGDGIAKLRLLYVDKSARGLGLGKLLVDECIRFSQQKGYRELSLWTNDMLETARAIYVKAGFRLVSEERHRMFGPEANGQNWVLDL, encoded by the coding sequence ATGTCCGATATTGCCCTTATCGAAACCGCCCGTGATTTCAACCGCTTCTATACGAACTTCCTCGGCCTCCTGAATAAGGCCTATCTCGACACGCCCTTCACGCTGACCGATGCCCGCATCCTCTTCGAGATCGGCTCGCATGGCGGCATCAGCGCTGTAGCGCTTGTCCGCGACCTGCAGCTCGACCCGGCCTATCTCAGCCGCATCCTAAAGCGTTTTCGCGCCGAAGGGCTAATCGAAACCAGCCCCGATCCGGCAGATCTTCGCAGCCAGGTCATCATTGTCACCGATCAGGGACGAGAGACGTTCGAGGAACTCGGCCGACGCTCCAATGCGCAGATCGCCGCCCGTTTCGATCGCTTGGCGGCCGGCGAGCCGGAGGCCGCCGTCTCCGCCATGCACACGATCCGCGCGCTGCTCGACCCGGCGGCGAAGCCTCCGCCGGCCATCATCCGCGCCCACCGCGCCGGCGATATCGGCTGGATCGTTCAGAGCCAAGGCCGCTTCTACGCAGAAGAATATGGCTGGGATCTGCGCTTCGAGGCGCTGGTCGCCGAGGTCGCCGGAAAATTCCTCGCCAATTTCGATCCAGCCAAAGAATATTGCTGGATCGCCGAACGCGGCGGCATCAATGTCGGTTCGGTCCTCGTCACCAATGGCGGCGACGGCATCGCCAAGCTCCGCCTACTCTATGTCGACAAATCAGCCCGCGGTCTCGGGCTCGGCAAATTGCTGGTCGATGAATGCATCCGCTTTTCCCAGCAGAAGGGCTACCGCGAACTCTCCCTCTGGACCAACGACATGCTGGAGACCGCCCGCGCCATCTACGTCAAAGCGGGCTTCCGGCTTGTCTCCGAGGAGAGACATCGCATGTTTGGCCCCGAAGCGAACGGCCAGAACTGGGTGCTCGATCTCTGA
- a CDS encoding TetR/AcrR family transcriptional regulator has product MTVATLTPEAKTRSRGRPREFDMDAALDAALRVFSERGYHAASISELTEAMGLASGSIYKAFKDKRGIFLAAFAHYRKLGRRRLEAMIASAETGREKVFQMVMYYTELSYGEAGRKGCLVVGGANDFALLDEEAAAHVVTAFTADEKLMADLIRIGQADGSIPKTVDPDAAALAFLCFTKGLRVIGKTGRSREEMLSAAEAAMKLVT; this is encoded by the coding sequence ATGACCGTTGCCACTCTCACACCAGAAGCAAAGACCCGCAGCCGTGGCCGTCCGCGCGAGTTCGATATGGACGCGGCACTCGATGCAGCGCTGCGCGTCTTTTCCGAACGCGGCTACCATGCCGCCTCCATCAGCGAATTGACCGAAGCAATGGGCCTTGCTTCGGGGAGCATCTACAAGGCATTCAAGGATAAGCGCGGGATATTCCTCGCTGCTTTCGCCCATTATCGAAAACTTGGCCGACGGCGCCTGGAAGCGATGATCGCGTCTGCTGAGACCGGTCGCGAGAAGGTCTTCCAAATGGTGATGTATTATACCGAGCTTTCCTATGGCGAAGCCGGCCGCAAAGGCTGTCTCGTCGTTGGCGGCGCCAACGACTTCGCCCTGCTTGACGAGGAAGCCGCTGCCCACGTCGTGACTGCCTTTACCGCGGACGAAAAGCTGATGGCCGATCTCATCCGCATCGGTCAGGCTGACGGCAGCATTCCGAAGACGGTAGACCCGGATGCCGCCGCCCTCGCCTTCCTCTGCTTTACCAAAGGCCTGCGCGTCATCGGCAAAACAGGACGCAGCAGGGAAGAGATGTTGTCCGCGGCCGAGGCCGCGATGAAGCTCGTGACCTGA
- a CDS encoding MFS transporter produces the protein MSVSATTPDEAIPSALSPWLTFLFAAACGLVAANLYYGQPLAGPISADLGFTPAATGLIVTLTQIGYGLGLLLIVPLGDLTENRRLVLMLIAVSAVALIGAALSSTPTTFLVASLSIGLSSVAVQVLVPFAANMAPDATRGQVVGNVMSGLLCGIMLARPFASFVAEASSWHVVYYVTAALMLVLAVVLRINLPVRVPKTKLRYGELLASMGHLALTSRVLQRRALYQAGMFGAFSLFWTTTPLLLASPTFGLTQNGIALFALAGAAGAVASPIAGRLADRGMTKIASTLAMLLGMAAFLISDFAADGSLTALLLLTAAAILLDFGVTTNLVCGQRAIYALNPEHRSRLNGLFMATFFAGGALGSALGGWAYATGGWTMTAWIGFCFPALAFLLFLTEGRGK, from the coding sequence ATGAGCGTTTCAGCCACCACGCCGGATGAGGCCATTCCCAGCGCGCTATCCCCCTGGCTAACCTTCCTTTTCGCCGCCGCCTGCGGATTGGTGGCCGCCAATCTCTATTACGGCCAGCCGCTGGCCGGCCCGATCAGTGCCGATCTCGGCTTCACGCCTGCCGCCACCGGCCTCATCGTCACGCTGACGCAGATCGGCTATGGCCTCGGCCTGCTGCTGATCGTGCCGCTCGGCGACCTCACCGAAAACCGCCGTCTGGTGTTGATGCTGATCGCCGTCTCCGCCGTTGCGCTCATCGGTGCGGCGCTGTCGTCGACGCCCACAACCTTCCTCGTCGCCTCGCTCTCTATCGGTCTTTCATCGGTCGCAGTTCAGGTCCTGGTTCCCTTTGCCGCCAACATGGCGCCGGATGCAACGCGCGGCCAAGTCGTCGGCAACGTCATGAGCGGCCTGCTCTGCGGCATCATGCTCGCCCGCCCCTTCGCAAGCTTCGTCGCCGAAGCCTCCTCCTGGCACGTGGTCTACTACGTCACCGCAGCGCTTATGCTCGTGCTCGCCGTCGTCTTGCGCATCAACCTGCCGGTTCGCGTGCCGAAGACGAAGCTGCGCTATGGCGAGTTGCTCGCTTCTATGGGCCATCTGGCGCTCACCTCGCGCGTGCTGCAGCGCCGGGCGCTCTATCAGGCCGGCATGTTCGGCGCCTTCAGCCTGTTCTGGACGACGACGCCACTGTTGCTCGCAAGCCCAACCTTCGGCCTGACGCAGAACGGCATCGCTCTCTTCGCCCTCGCCGGTGCTGCCGGCGCCGTCGCTTCGCCGATCGCCGGCCGACTTGCCGACCGCGGCATGACAAAGATCGCCTCGACGCTTGCCATGCTGCTCGGCATGGCCGCCTTCCTGATCAGCGATTTCGCCGCAGACGGCTCGCTTACCGCCCTACTGCTTTTGACGGCAGCGGCGATCCTCCTCGATTTCGGCGTGACCACCAATCTCGTCTGCGGCCAGCGCGCCATCTATGCGCTGAACCCGGAACACCGCAGCCGGCTCAACGGCCTGTTCATGGCGACCTTCTTTGCCGGCGGTGCGCTGGGCTCAGCGCTCGG